ATCGCACACGTCACCGGCGGCGAGCGCATCGCCGCGGTAATCGGGCGTGCCGGCGCCGGCAAAACAACGATGATGAAGGCGGCGCGCGAGGCTTGGGAAGCCGCGGGATACCGCGTCATCGGCGGCGCGCTCGCCGGTAAGGCGGCCGAGGGCCTGGAGAAGGAGGCCGGCATTCTCTCTCGCACGCTGTCATCCTGGGAACTGCGCTGGAACGAAGGTCACAATCTGCTGGACGACAAGACAGTGTTCGTCCTCGACGAAGCCGGCATGGTGTCGTCGCGGCAGATGGCGGTGTTCGTCGAAGCAGCGACCAAGGCAGGCGCGAAGCTCGCCCTCGTGGGGGACCCTGAGCAGCTGCAACCCATCGAAGCCGGGGCTGCTTTCCGCTCAATTGCCGATCGCATCGGCTATGTTGAACTCGAAACTATCCACCGCCAGCGCGAGCAATGGATGCGCGATGCCTCGCTTGACCTGGCGCGCGGCAATATTGGCAAGGCGATTGATGCTTATCGCGCGCAAGGCCGCATCAACGGCTCGGAACTCAAGGCGCAAGCAGTCGAAAACCTCATAGCCGACTGGGACCGGGAATACGATCCGCAAACATCCAGCCTGATTCTCGCTCATCTTCGGCGCGACGTCCGCATGCTCAACGACATGGCTCGCGCAAAGCTCGTGGAACGTGGCCTCGTCGCCGAAGGTTTTGTCTTTCAGACCGAAGATGGGCACCGGAAATTTGCCGCAGGCGACCAGGTAGTGTTCCTCAAGAACGAGGGTTCGCTCGGCGTCAAGAACGGCATGTTGGCAAGGCTCACAGACGCAGCGCCCGGGCGTATCGTTGCAGAAGTCGGAGAAGGCGAACACTGCCGCCAGATCACGGTCGAGCAACGCTTCTATGCCAATGTCGATCACGGCTACGCAACCACCATCCACAAGAGCCAGGGCGCCACCGTCGACCGGGTGAAGGTCCTGGCGTCCTTGTCGCTCGATCGCCATCTCACCTACGTTGCCATGACCCGTCACCGCCAAGATCTTGGCTTCTACTACGGCCGCCGATCTTTCGCGAAGGCGGGCGGCCTTATCCCGATCCTGTCGCGCAGACAAGGCAAGGAAACAACGCTCGATTACGCGAACGGCCGTTTCTACGGCCAGGCCCTTCGCTTTGCCGAGGCCCGTGGCCTGCACCTTGTCAGCGTTGCGCGCACGGTCCTTCGCGATCGCCTCGAATGGACATTCCGCCAGAAGTCGAAGCTCGCCGAGCTTGGCGCACGTCTGGCAGCGCTCGCCGGCAAGCTAAGTCTCGCCACCGCTGCCGCCAGGACCTCTCAATCGCACACCATCAAGGAGCCGAAACCCATGGTATCGGGCATCACCACGTTCTCAAGGTCGCTGGAACAGGCTGTCGAAGACCGGCTTGCTGCCGACCCCGGCTTGAAGAAGCAATGGGCGGAAGTCTCCGGCCGGTTCCACATGGTTTACGCTCAGCCGGAAGCGGCGTTCAAGGCCGTCAATGTCGATGCAATGCTGGGGGACGAAACGACTGCGAAGTCCACCATTGCCAGGATCGGTTCCGAACCGCAAAGCTTCGGTGCTCTGAAAGGTAACATCGGTTTCCTCGCGAGCCGCGCCGACGAACAAAATCGAGAAAGGGCCGTCACCAATGCGCCTGCGCTGGCGCGTAACCTGGAAAGGTATCTGCGTCAGCAAACGGAGGCCGAACGCAAATATGAAGCCGAGGAGCGCGCGCTCCGTTTGAAGGTTTCCCTCGATATCCCGGCCTTGTCGCCGGCGGCAAAGCAGACGCTTGAACGCGTACGGGACGCCATCGATCGCAACGATCTTCCGGCGGCCCTCGAATACGCGCTCTCGGACAAGATGGTGAAAGCCGAGCTCGAAGGGTTTGCGAGAGCAGTATCTGAACGCTTCGGCGAACGCATCTTCCCGTCTCTTACTGCGAAAGCCCCCAATGGACAGACATTCAATGCCGTCACGACGGGGATGACGGCCGGACAGAAGGCGCAGGTGGAAGCGGCATGGGATTCGATACGGACAGTGCAGCAACTTTCTGCGCATGAGCGGACGTCAGAGTCGCTGAAGCAGATCGAAACCCTGCGCCAATCAAAGAGCAAGGGGTTCTCCCTCAAATGATAAAGCGAAATGAAGTGAGCCTGCCGTTTCCCTTCCATAAACGACTGGCGGTCCTGAGCATGGCGATAATCTCGATGGTCGCGGCGGCGCTCGTGGTGGCCGTCTTTTACTGCGGTTATCGCATTAACTTCACACCGAGCGAACCCGTCGGTCTCTGGCGTATCGTTTCTCTCGAACGTCCAGCATCCGTTGGGGATCTCGTCTTCATTTGCCCCCCGCTTACGGCGGCAATACGGGAGGCGCGCGCGCGAGGGTATCTCCGCATTGGATCCTGCCCGGGCGCGATCGCACCGCTCATCAAGACGATCATCGCCGTAGCCGGGCAGCATGTCGAAATCGGTGCGCACGTGACGATCGACGGGCGCCCGATCCCATTTTCCGATCTCGCTGAGCGGGACGGCGCAGGTCGACCGATGACGCCATTTCCCGGCGGTGTCGTGCCGGCTGGAAGCGTCTTTCTCTATTCAGCGTTCAGGAGTTCTTACGACTCCCGTTATTTCGGCCCCCTGCCAGCTTCCGGCATCGTCGGCCTGGCGCAACAGGTGCTCACCTATGCGCCTTGACCACCTTCAGTCCGCCCTGCCGATTGCCGCTTCAATCATCATCGGAATGGTGGGATGGAGTGGCCAAGTTCTGCTTCTTCCGGTCACCTTCGTGTTTCCGATCCTCTGGATGCTTGCGCGAACGCGGTTGATTGCCGCGTGTGTCGCGGCTGGCTATTTCCTGGCGGCTTCTCGGGGATTACCACAAGGTGTCGCGACCTTCTACGTCTCCGATCTCTGGCCGGGCCTGTTGCTCTGGCTATGCGCATCGCTGAGCTTTATCGGCGTCCACACATTGTTCTGGACGAGATGCGGCTTTACGCGGCCATTTCGTTATCTCGCGGCGTCGGTACTTATGGCCATTCCACCATTCGGCATCACCGGTTGGGCACATCCGATCACAGCCACGGGTGTACTGTTTCCAGGATGGGGATGGTGGGGATTGGTCGCGGCGACAGCCGGCCTCATCGGCCTTGTAACCCGTGCTTGGCCGGCTATCGTCATCGCCCTTTCAGGTCTGTGGCTTTGGTCCGCCGCAATCTGGACCGCACCGGCCCTACCGGAAGCGTGGCAGGGCGTCGATCTAGAATTGGGCGCTTCGCTCGGCCGCGACATCAGCCTGCAGCGCCACCGTGATCTGATTGCCACGGTGAAGGATCGAGTATCTGACGGCCGCCGTCGGATCGTGCTGCCCGAAAGCGCCCTCGGCTCTTGGACACCGACCACGGAGCGGCTGTGGGTAACAGCTCTACAGGGAACGGACATATCCGTTATCGCCGGCGCCTCGGTCGTCAATTCGGGCGGATACGACAATGTTCTGATTGCCATCTCCGGTAATGGTGCGCAACTCCTTTATCGAGAGCGCATGCCGGTTCCTGGTTCGATGTGGCAACCCTGGCGCCCCTTGCTTGGTCAGAGTGGCGGCGCGCGGGCGCATCTCTTCGCAAATCCGACCGTGACGGTTGCCGACCATCGGGTGGCACCACTGATCTGCTATGAGCAACTGATCATATGGCCGGTCCTCCAGTCCATGCTGTATCATCCGGATGTCATTGTTGCCGCCGGCAATGGATGGTGGACCAAAGGAACCCCTATTGTCGCCATCCAGCGCGCCAGCACGGAAGCCTGGGCGCGCCTATTCGACAAACCCCTCGTCATCTCCTTCAACACCTGACTTACAAGGAGACGTCATGCTTGACGCTACCCTAATCCAACAATGCGCCGACCCTTCATTAGCATCCACGATCGTCGAGCAGTTCGTGACAGCCGCTGGGTCGTCCGACCCTCTTGCGGTCACAGTCAAATCAGGCGGCCGATTGATTCTAATTCCGAAGGCAACATCGGCCGACGAAGCCATGGCGATCGTTCGCCAGTATGTTGAGCAAGCTGAGGTTCGCGTCGGCATGACCCAGTTTCCGGCCGGTGTCAGCGTGAAGGAGGCAGCCGATCTGACACCGGATTTGGTCGATGCCTGCGAGAACCTGCGCAAGGGCACGACGATGTTCGCCAAGGTCCTGCGCATTGTCGCCAAATGGTACGGCAATCCGAAGAGCGATGACGTCTTCCGCCAGATTTTCGAGGACGCGCTCTATGCCTGGAAGACCGGGGAATTCGAAGGAGTGCGTGTATTTCAAGCGCAGGATCCAGGAGCCTCCATCGAATTGCCTCAGCAAAGCGAAGCGCGCTCCATGGATGAACCGCCAGCCGCCGTGACCACTCCCGAGAAGCGGACGAAGGTGAACGAGGATATTGGCCAAGCCGGAATTCGTATCGATCTTTCAAGGATTGGAGGCAAATAGGCACTCGATTCTCACGTCGGAATCGGTGCGACGGATGGAACATCCCCGGCATGCATAATCATTCCTCGAGGGCCAGAAAGTTAAAGGGCAATTCCAAAGTGCCGACGCCACCGGCGAAAAAGGATGCCGCGTAAACGTTCGCCGAATGGGATGAATTTGATGGCCGTATAATCATTCTTCAGGAGGCTGTTGGACATTCGGGGTTGAGGACGCGCCGAGCATTGTGTCCTTGTTTGCCCTGTTTCCGGTTCCCAGTTCGGTACTCGTTATCCGAGTGGCTTAATTTTTGTCTCAGGCCGACGTTTCAGCAATTCAGACGCCTCAACACCTAAGACCGTCGCCAGGCGATCGACAACGTCGATGCTTGCATTATAGACACTGCGCTCCAAAGAACTGATATAAGTACGATCGATACCTGCCCGAAACGCAAGCTCTTCTTGCGACAGGCCTTTGGCTTGACGCGCAGCTTTCAGATTCCGTGCAAACACCTCTCGAATCTCCATGGTGGAGAGAGCAGCGGCTTGCAGAGTATTTCTCCACGGAGTATTCTCTACAGCCGTATTCCGGATATGGAATCTGCATATGAATCAGAGTGATGACGCGTTCGCTGATGCCCTCTTCGTGCGAGCAATGGACTGTCGAGTTTGTGGGTACCTATCTTACTGAAGGATGGGATCTATTTTGCAAAGCGTATACGCTACCGGAAGGTCTCGATCCTTGGCGGGTCGCAAACGAGGTAAGAGGAGAAGCGGATGGACAACGAGGTCTCATTTGAGACAGGCGGCAAAAGAGGGTCTCGTTATAGCGCGATGCGAGAAGCCGATTTGAAAGCATTAGCAATTTCTGCGATCCAAGAGCACCGGCGACTTCTAGCCGCGGATGAAGCCGTCTACGAAGCGTGGACTCTTGCAACCGCCAACGCCTCGACTTCCAGCGACGTGCTCAAGAGCCTGCAAGATGAGTATCTCGATCGTCAAAAGAAGTCAGAAGCGCAGCAGGAAGAACTCTCGGAAATCATCGATGCGCTTGGATATGTTCCTGATGTCCCCTCCGAAAAAGACGAATGATGGTCAAACCAAACCGCGGTCTTTCGCGATTGCCACGAGCTGAGGGATCGTCGCGGCATTCAGCTTCTTGCGTGCGCTATCAAAATAGTGCTGCACTGTTCTTGGGGTAATTCCCATTAAAACGGCAATCTCCCACGCCTTTTTACCCTTTGCCGCCCACGTAAGACACATCGCTTCCCTTGGCGAAAGGAGCCGGCTGGGTGCGACGATCGTCGATGCAGCTATAATCTTCAGGCGATAGTGAATTGCCAGCACCGCTTGCAGCGGGTTTAGATGCTTCTGACATTTTGAAATATCAGCTTTGTGCCCCGAGGAAGCAAATGTCAGCATAATGATCGAGCCGAAACTGCCTTGAACGGGAACCGTCACCCCACTGCGAATGCCATGTTCGACCGCTTCATCCCGAAAACGCTTGAATTCAGAGCTCCCCCGAGACGGCCAGTCATCGATCGCCCAGGAAAACATCTCCATCCGGCGTTTGGCTTCCGTAACGACCGGATCCACTCGAGAATATTGGTTGCGTAGGTAAATTTTCTGCCATTTCTCAGGATAGGAACTGAGTGCGCGGGCGCCAAGACCTTCCGTTTGCAGGTATGCAAAGAATTGAAATCCGCACGAATGAACGAAGCCTTTGAGCCCGCGTTTGATCATCCGTTCATCGTATGAGGCTTCAACCATGTCAATGAGAGCGCTTAAGGCTGGATCCACAGACCTATCTCCTTTCCGTTGTACGTGAAGGCGCCCCCGCTCCTTCGGAAGTGATACAGATCTGCGCTCACCCGCGCAAATATCTATTCACCTCTATTCCGCAATCAAAACCTTCTGACTAAGAAATGATGTTAAACAAAGATGTTTTTTGATGCTGTCTCAGTGACTGCTGTACGCGGAGGGAAAGACGATATCCTGATCGACCAAGACATTGAACTCGTATCCCGGCCGGATCCGGATTGTCGGCTGAACGTTCAGGTTCTTCGAGATGGTCTGCTCGGCAACGCGACCGAAAGTTTCCGCGAAATTCCGTCTGGCGGCATCGGAGGCCGTGTCCTGGGTGGCAAGCGTCGAGCTTTCGGGCATCGACATGTCGATGCCGGTTCCAAGTATCGCGACGAGTGCTGCCGAACTCCACGTGCGCCAGAGATGCCGATCGACCTTATCCTTGAACCCGCCATATCCTTCCCCATCGGTCCCAGCCATGCCGCCGATCTGCAGCGTCGAGCCATTCGGGAAGATCAGATCGGTCCAGACGACGAGCAAGCGCTCCTGGCCAAACGAAACCTTGGAATCGTAACGGCCGAACAACTTGGACCCCTGCGGGATCAGGAGCCGGTAGCCGGTGGCGCTATCATAGACATTCTGGCTGACCTGCGCGGTGATCCGGCCCGGAAGGTCCGAGTTGAGACCTGTGATCAACGTGGCTGGAATGACCGAGCCGCGCTTCAGCTCATACGGCGACATCTGCGGCACGACCTTATTCGGCAAATATCCAAGATCTTTGATGTCCTGATTGAAGAAATCCTCCTTCGAACTTTGGGCATTCTGGTCGACGTTCTGGCCCATCAGCCCGGATTTCGATGCGGCGGCGTAGAGATCCGCGGCATTGTTGGCTGTCGTCGTCGTCTGACGGCCGGTGTCTGTGGAATTTTTAGCGGTTTTCTCGACATCAGAAATATCCACCTTCAAAGGCGAGTCTAGAGCCGTTTCCCGCGCCTGCAGGCGAGCCATCCGCTGGCGTTGAGCTTCGCGGAGATATTGTTCATCCTGCTCCCGCTTTAAGCGGGCTCTCCATTCCTCCTCTGATTCGAGCTGAGGGTGTCTTTCTTGCCGTTCCGTGGGCCGGCGGTCGATAACAGGTGCTTCCTTCTCGAGCTTCCGTTCGACGGTGGGTGTTGGCTGGAACTCTTCGCGTTCACCCGGCTCGCCGATGATGCCGTCACTGATGCCGCGCTTGAGCTGGTCACCGAAGTTCGTCGCCGGTGTATTCAAGGTGCTGACGATATCGTTGCTCCAGTTGAAGGGAAGTCCTCGCCACGATAGGCCAATCATGACCACGCCGAAGAACAGCGCGATGAGGATGGTGGCGGTAATAATTGGCAGCCGATTGAGGCGGCGCATGCCTTTTTGATCGTCGGCTTGCTTTGAAGGGCCGAGCTGGAGCGATTGGATCATACCCCTCCCCTCAATTACGCTGCATGATGGAGAGCGGACTTGCCGGCGTCGCACCGGCTGCCGTTGCTTTGTATGCGCGGCCAAGGGCAATGGAGGGTGTTGACAGCCGCGCAAGCACCTGATCTTGAGTGCCATCGATCGAATAAGTGAGCTCGATCTGTTTCACGTCCTTTCCAACGTTGCCGTCGGTTAGAACGGTGTAGCCAAAGCCCTTTAGGGCCGCCTTTAGGGCCGTTGCAAACTCCGACGTGTCCTTTTCCATCTTGATTGTCGTCGAGCTCACGGGGCCGATCTGCTCGGCGAGCCGGCTTGCCAAGTCGCCGGCGATGGCATTTGCGGTAGGCCCGGAGACTGGCGCGGCGTTTGACCTTGGGTCCACCCCATCCTCAGCAGTTTGGCATGCGGTGAGAAAGCCGCTGATGATGATGACAACGAGAAGCTTGTGCATAGCTCAGCCTCCCCGCCGAATGGTGATCTTCTGCTGGCGCCAGCCGACGCCGGAGACGAGGATCGCCTGGTCGACGGCATAATCGACGATCATCAAATCGTTCTTCATTCGGTAATTGACGATGCGGTTCTGGCCGCCGTGGATCACGAACAGCACCGGTGCATCCTGACCTGAGATCGACTTCGAAAACTGGATGTAGGTTTTCACGCCATCCGAATAGACCCGCTTCGGCTTCCATGACGCGCTTCCGCCGATGGAATAGGAAAAGTTCAGCTTGTCGGGCGCCGTGCCGGGGACGCCGCCGGTCTCAAGCCGTGAATTTACATCTGCGAGCTTGGCCGAGACATCCTCGGTATATTCGAAGCCGACGCGTGCCATGTACTGGCTCGGATGTGACTTGAGCTGGATGTGATAGGTGCGCCGCGACGTCGTGACCACCATCGAGGTGACAAGACCTGCTTCCGACGGCTTGACGATCAGATGGATCGCTTGGCCGCCGATTGCACCGGAGGTGGCAGGCTCCACCTTCCAGCGAACAGTGTCTCCAACGAGAACATCGCGGACGATCTCGCCGCCCTGAAGTTCGATATCGCAGACCTGCAAGGGCGAGCAGACGACGGACGGCTGGGTTTCGCCGAAGAGAAAGGTGACCTTGCCATCGGAGCCGGCCGTCACCAGTCCGGGCGCGACGCGCCATTTCTTGGAAATGGTCGTGCCATTCACCTCATTTGTCGTCATGGTCTGCGCCTCAGCGCTGCCCACAAAGACGAGTCCCGCCAAGCAGCCGGTGGCTGCAATTAGTGCTGTTCTGTGCATGTCAAACCCCTGCCCTCAAAGCTGTGCCGTCCAGTCAAAATCCCTAACGTAGAGGCCGATCGGATTGAGGCGGATGGTCGCCTCGTCCTGCGGCGCGGTAAGCGTAACTGTCGCGATTCCGCGGAACCGGCGCGTCCCGATTTCCTTGCCCTTCCGGTCCCGTTCGTATTCGGTCCAGTCGATCTGATAAGTCTGATTGGAGAGCGCTACTATGTTGTTGACCTCGACGGCGATTGTCGACGACTTTGCCTTTTCGAACGGCGAATTGCTGCGGAACCAATCATTGATCTTCTGGGTCGACGGATCGGACGCTCGCAGAAGCGCATAGGTTCGATCGATATATTGCTTTTGCACCACGGCATCCGGTGTGATGCTGCGGAAGCTCGTTACGAAGTTGCCAAGCGTGGCGCGCACCACCCGCACATCCGCGTATTCGATCTGCTCCGGGAACCCTGAGGTGACCGAGGTGCCGAGCTTGTCGACCTGGACGATATAAGGCACCAGTTTCACCTGGGTGCTTAGGTATATCGCGTAACCGAAGCCGATCACGGCCATGGTCAGACCGAGGATCCCAACGATCCGCCACGCGGCGGCTGCCTGCACATAGGAGCCGTATCGCTCGTTCCATTCCTGGCGCGCGGCAAGATACGGGTTTTCGGGGGCGCGGTTCGCTGCCATCGATTAATCACTTTCTGACTGCTGTTAGTCTTTGCGTTCGGGAGGTGGCTTTGGTCCGCTGTGCCCACTGCGCGCCTGATCCAGCTTGGCGTTAGCAAGACCCAGAATAGACCCGGCGTAGGCGCCGGGAGACCCGATGGCCTTCTCCTTGGCAGCCGAGCCCGCCGCTTTTCCTGCGGACCCCATGCCTGAGCCGAAACCTCGAAGCATCGCGCCTGCGACGGATGACCCTGCGGCCCGAGCGCTTTGAGCTGCCGCGACGCCCGCGCCGGCGGCACCAGCCGCAAGGAATCCCGCGCCTGTGGCAAAGGATGCGGCCTGCCCACCGTGTCTGATCGTCTCCATCCCGCCTGAGGCCGACGCACCTTGGACGACGCCTTGCATGATATTCGGCACGTAGATCGCGACGATGAAGACGACGACGGCAATGCCAGCGATTGCGAGCGCGGTCTGGAATTGATCACCAATGTCGGGCTCGTTTGCCAATCCGATCAGCACTTCCGACCCAATGCGCGAGATCATGACAAGTGCCATGAGCTTCATTCCGACCGAGAAGGCATAGATCAGATATCGAATTGCGAAGTCTTTGGTGTAGGAGGAACCACCCAGACCGAGCATGATCATGCCGGCAAGCAGGCCGATATACATTTCGACCATGACGGAAACGAAGATCGCAGCAACAAGTGAGAATGAGATGACCACGACGACCATTGCAAAAGAAGCCGAGATCGCCAACGCGTTGTCTTCGAAAAGACCGAACTGTATCTTTTCCGACATCTTCGTTGCGACGGCGAGTCCAGCATTGAAGACGTCCGCTGGGGAGGCCGTGCCGCCTCCAGCCCCAATCTGAAACAGACTATCCACCACTGCCTTCGCAAAGGTCGGTCCCTGTCCCAAAACGAAGGCAAAAAAGCCGACGAACATGATCCGCCGGACGAGCTCGGCAAACCAGCTGTCTAGCGAGGCTGCCTGTAATGCGAGCCAGACGGCGGCGATGCCAATCTCGATTGTCGCGAGGATCCAGAATAAGGATTTCGCCGCATCCATGACGGTGGTTTCCCACCCCTTTGCGGCCGTGGTGATTTGGCTCTGTAATGAGGTCAGCACTGAACCTTCTTGGGCAAGTGCCGGCTGTGCTGCCAGCATGCAGAAGGTGGCAATCACCATTGTGGCGCGGAGCCGCCGAAGAGATATTGTTGTCATGTGCTTACCACTCGACTTTCATCTTCGCGCCGCCGGAGGTGGAAGGGGCAGTCCCGCTGAAGAATTTCTCACGCCGCGCCTGCGCAAGGTCCTTGTCGGTCTGTTCGGTCTGAAACCAGGTTCCCATCATAGTCGTTTGCTGTGAGACAAGAGCGCGAAGCTTCTGAATCTGCGCAATCTGTTGCGCAGCGATCTGGTGCCCCACCTGCATAGCCTTCATCTGTCCGTCGGCGGTCTCAGACATCGACCGCAGGGAGGCCATCGTGCCTTCCTCATTGTCGAACTGTTCGGCCGTGAGGCTTGCCGCCTTTAACGTGCTTGCGATCGTATCGCGGTTGGTGTCCGACCAGGACTGATATGCAGTTGAAAAAGAAGCATTGTCTGGCAGGTTGGTCTTCAGGCTTGAGTAGCTCTGAAAGCGTTGTTGCAGCACATCATCGGCATTGCCCATGGAAAACGAGATGCTCTGCCCCTGATCGACGATGCTGCGCAGCTGGTTGAGATCGCTTTCGACCTGCCCCCACATATGCGACGGAAGCGTCGCCGTGTTCTGGAGCATGTTCTGGTAGATATTCAGCTGCGTTTCGATCTGTTGTGCGAGCTGGCTGATCTGGGTGAGCTGGTTCTGGATCTGCTCGCCGGACTTCCCGACCAAAGAGACCAGCTCGCCATTGTTGAGGACCTGCGTCCACTCGGTGGCGGCGCCAGTTGCGGTGCCGGCTTCCGCGGGAATGACGGCGGCGATCGTCAATGCAACCGCCGCGAGGCCAGCGAGCAGCCTATTCGATGGTGAGTTGCGATTCGGCATCGTAAACTCCTCTCGTTTGTAGCCAGTGGATCGGCCAGTCGCGGCCGTGTTCCGAATGGAGGGCGCGAATGCGCTTCAAGTCTTCCTTGCCGGATGCGCCGACGAAACTAAGGGCCACGGGACCGAGCGCCATATCGAACAGCCGCCGGCCTTCAGGGGTGACGGCGTAATATTCGCGCTTGGGGATCGCGTTCGAAACGATCTCGATCTGTCGCTCGTTGAACCCGATCCTCTCATAGAACTCGCGCGTCCCGGGCTCTCGGGCGGCGCCGTTGGCAAGGCAGATCTTCGTTGGGCAGGATTCCTTCAGCACGTCGATGATCCCCGAACGCTCAGCATCTGAAATGGAGTGCGTGGCGAGTACGACGGCGCAGTTGAGTTTACGAAGCACCTTCAACCATTCCCGGATTTTGTCGCGAAATTTCGGATGCCCAAGTGGCACCCATCCTTCGTCGAGGACGATCAGGCTCGGCGACCCATCCAAGCGCTTCTCGATGCGACGGAATAGGTAGGTCAGGACTGGTATGAGATTTCGTTCGCCCATGTTCATCAACTGCTCGATCTCGAAGGTCTGAAAGGCACCGAGCGAGAGACCGTCCTCCTCTGCATCAAGCAGTTGACCCATCGGACCGTCGACAGTGTAGTGATGGAGCGCGTCCTTGATCTCGCGCATCTGGACGCCGCTCACAAAGTCTGACAGCGATCGACCCGGTGCGCCGATCATTAATCTAATCTGGCGCGAGATCGCATTGCGATGATCGGGAGTGATAGTGACGCCCTGCAGCGCGACCAGCATCTCGATCCATTCCGTCGCCCATGCTCGATCAGATTCTTCGGAGAGGTCCGACAATGGGCAGAAGGCCAGCGCACTCCCCTCTTCTTGAGCATCGCCTCCAATTTCATAGTGATCGCCACCGGCGGCGAGCGTGAGCGGCAGGAGCGAGTTCCCCCGGTCGAAGGCAAAGATCTGGGCGCGTTCGTAGCGCCGGAACTGCGCGGCGATCAGCGCCAGAAGCGTCGACTTTCCCGAGCCGGTTGGTCCGAAGATCAGCGTGTGACCGACGTCATCGACATGGAGGTTGAGCCGGAACGGCGTCGACCCGCTCGCCACCTGCATCAGCGGCGGCGAGTTCGGCGGATAGAACGGGCACGGCGCGATCGCGCTGCCCGACCAGACGGAGTTAAGCGGAATCAGATCGGCGAGGTTGCTCGTGTTGATCAATGGTTCCCGAATGTTGCAGTACCAGTTGCCCGGCAGGCTGCCGAGATAGGCGTCGGTGGCGTTGAGCGTTTCGATCCGCGCGCCGAAACCCTCCGCCTGGATTAGCCGGCGGATCGCTTCCGCCTTCTCTTGCAAGGCTTCGCGATCATGATCGAAGAGAATAATGACCGGCGTAT
This genomic stretch from Rhizobium sp. CB3090 harbors:
- the traA gene encoding Ti-type conjugative transfer relaxase TraA codes for the protein MAVPHFSVSIVARGSGRSAVLSAAYRHCAKMDYEREARTIDYRAKQGLLHEEFVVPVDAPQWLRAMIADRSVSGASEAFWNSVETFEKRSDAQLAKDVTIALPIELSTEQNIALMRDFVERHITSKGMVADWVYHDAPGNPHVHLMTTLRPLAEEGFGAKKVAVKGPDGKPMRNDAGKIVYQLWAGNLDNFNAFRDGWFACENRHLALAGLDMRVDGRSFEKQGIELTPTIHLGVGAKAIERKSAVAAGDVSLERLELHEERRAENARRIQRRPELVLDLITREKSVFDERDVAKILHRYVDDAGLFQSLMARIVQSPETLRLERERIEFSSGVRLPAKYTTRDLIRLEAEMANRAIWLSQRSSHGLADAVREATFARYLRLSDEQKTAIAHVTGGERIAAVIGRAGAGKTTMMKAAREAWEAAGYRVIGGALAGKAAEGLEKEAGILSRTLSSWELRWNEGHNLLDDKTVFVLDEAGMVSSRQMAVFVEAATKAGAKLALVGDPEQLQPIEAGAAFRSIADRIGYVELETIHRQREQWMRDASLDLARGNIGKAIDAYRAQGRINGSELKAQAVENLIADWDREYDPQTSSLILAHLRRDVRMLNDMARAKLVERGLVAEGFVFQTEDGHRKFAAGDQVVFLKNEGSLGVKNGMLARLTDAAPGRIVAEVGEGEHCRQITVEQRFYANVDHGYATTIHKSQGATVDRVKVLASLSLDRHLTYVAMTRHRQDLGFYYGRRSFAKAGGLIPILSRRQGKETTLDYANGRFYGQALRFAEARGLHLVSVARTVLRDRLEWTFRQKSKLAELGARLAALAGKLSLATAAARTSQSHTIKEPKPMVSGITTFSRSLEQAVEDRLAADPGLKKQWAEVSGRFHMVYAQPEAAFKAVNVDAMLGDETTAKSTIARIGSEPQSFGALKGNIGFLASRADEQNRERAVTNAPALARNLERYLRQQTEAERKYEAEERALRLKVSLDIPALSPAAKQTLERVRDAIDRNDLPAALEYALSDKMVKAELEGFARAVSERFGERIFPSLTAKAPNGQTFNAVTTGMTAGQKAQVEAAWDSIRTVQQLSAHERTSESLKQIETLRQSKSKGFSLK
- the traF gene encoding conjugative transfer signal peptidase TraF, with amino-acid sequence MAIISMVAAALVVAVFYCGYRINFTPSEPVGLWRIVSLERPASVGDLVFICPPLTAAIREARARGYLRIGSCPGAIAPLIKTIIAVAGQHVEIGAHVTIDGRPIPFSDLAERDGAGRPMTPFPGGVVPAGSVFLYSAFRSSYDSRYFGPLPASGIVGLAQQVLTYAP
- a CDS encoding conjugal transfer protein TraB, producing the protein MRLDHLQSALPIAASIIIGMVGWSGQVLLLPVTFVFPILWMLARTRLIAACVAAGYFLAASRGLPQGVATFYVSDLWPGLLLWLCASLSFIGVHTLFWTRCGFTRPFRYLAASVLMAIPPFGITGWAHPITATGVLFPGWGWWGLVAATAGLIGLVTRAWPAIVIALSGLWLWSAAIWTAPALPEAWQGVDLELGASLGRDISLQRHRDLIATVKDRVSDGRRRIVLPESALGSWTPTTERLWVTALQGTDISVIAGASVVNSGGYDNVLIAISGNGAQLLYRERMPVPGSMWQPWRPLLGQSGGARAHLFANPTVTVADHRVAPLICYEQLIIWPVLQSMLYHPDVIVAAGNGWWTKGTPIVAIQRASTEAWARLFDKPLVISFNT
- a CDS encoding TraH family protein, with product MLDATLIQQCADPSLASTIVEQFVTAAGSSDPLAVTVKSGGRLILIPKATSADEAMAIVRQYVEQAEVRVGMTQFPAGVSVKEAADLTPDLVDACENLRKGTTMFAKVLRIVAKWYGNPKSDDVFRQIFEDALYAWKTGEFEGVRVFQAQDPGASIELPQQSEARSMDEPPAAVTTPEKRTKVNEDIGQAGIRIDLSRIGGK
- a CDS encoding helix-turn-helix transcriptional regulator, whose amino-acid sequence is MEIREVFARNLKAARQAKGLSQEELAFRAGIDRTYISSLERSVYNASIDVVDRLATVLGVEASELLKRRPETKIKPLG
- a CDS encoding transcriptional repressor TraM, yielding MDNEVSFETGGKRGSRYSAMREADLKALAISAIQEHRRLLAADEAVYEAWTLATANASTSSDVLKSLQDEYLDRQKKSEAQQEELSEIIDALGYVPDVPSEKDE
- a CDS encoding autoinducer binding domain-containing protein, which gives rise to MDPALSALIDMVEASYDERMIKRGLKGFVHSCGFQFFAYLQTEGLGARALSSYPEKWQKIYLRNQYSRVDPVVTEAKRRMEMFSWAIDDWPSRGSSEFKRFRDEAVEHGIRSGVTVPVQGSFGSIIMLTFASSGHKADISKCQKHLNPLQAVLAIHYRLKIIAASTIVAPSRLLSPREAMCLTWAAKGKKAWEIAVLMGITPRTVQHYFDSARKKLNAATIPQLVAIAKDRGLV